The following coding sequences lie in one Arachis ipaensis cultivar K30076 chromosome B05, Araip1.1, whole genome shotgun sequence genomic window:
- the LOC107644700 gene encoding uncharacterized protein LOC107644700 isoform X2 encodes MTWILLMCGSRQGLMEKHWLCMRTSSSSRLKRWKMALEKIADLSGYHFKHGDGYEHKFVAKIVGHVSIEIKRATLPIVDHPVGLDSQVEKVISLLNVGSSDGVCVLGIHGIGGIDEEKVTSERSEVDVEEEQGSPMAPLEAKHSACKLPDLLHESFTTYLTWFRNVEDLDLSEHNFTVLDESLKELCSLRSLSLNGCRELREIKGIPPNIKYFSARNCISLTYARKYMLLNKELHEDGAKDFVLPSSSIPKWVEHSSNNDSISFWFHNKLPEISLCVLVGPAVDLSRTHICPEFIINSSRGQAEHLESVETSNQLVDHIFITDPKLMKSKVNEVILKNEWNHVVCTIKSCGQRGPAIKKLGIYFHKDRSSVANIQFIDPLLHKEELIMGNFQINMQQQKYMASHERRLSLDLPLGMSFSLNDHVSREPNSSVQESNNDLWMYSKELSLRQC; translated from the exons ATGACGTGGATCCTTCTGATGTGCGGAAGCAGACAGGGACTTATGGAGAAGCATTGGCTGTGCATGAGAACAAGTTCAAGTTCGAGGCTTAAGAGATGGAAAATGGCTTTGGAGAAAATAGCAGACTTGTCTGGTTATCATTTCAAACACGG GGATGGATATGAACACAAGTTTGTTGCCAAGATTGTTGGACATGTATCAATAGAGATTAAACGTGCTACTTTACCTATTGTAGATCACCCAGTTGGATTGGATTCCCAAGTGGAAAAGGTAATTTCTCTTTTGAATGTTGGGTCTAGTGATGGAGTTTGCGTGCTCGGGATTCATGGAATTGGTGGAATAG ATGAAGAGAAAGTGACTTCTGAGAGGTCTGAAGTagatgttgaagaagaacaaGGGAGTCCAATGGCACCTTTGGAGGCAAAACATTCTGCCTGCAAACTACCAGATTTGCTCCATGAATCTTTTACAACTTATCTTACCTGGTTTCGCAATGTGGAAGATTTAGACCTGTCAGAGCATAATTTCACAGTTCTTGATGAAAGCCTCAAAGAACTTTGCTCCTTGAGGTCACTTAGTTTGAATGGCTGCAGAGAACTTCGAGAAATTAAAGGGATTCCACCAAACATAAAGTATTTCTCTGCAAGAAACTGCATATCCTTGACTTACGCCAGAAAATACATGTTACTTAACAAG GAATTGCATGAGGATGGAGCCAAGGATTTTGTTCTTCCAAGTAGTAGCATTCCAAAGTGGGTGGAGCATAGTAGCAACAATGATTCAATTTCTTTCTGGTTTCACAACAAGCTTCCTGAAATCTCTTTATGTGTTCTTGTTGGACCTGCGGTTGATCTTTCGCGTACACACATTTGTCCGGAGTTCATCATCAACAGCAGCAGAGGTCAAGCGGAACATCTTGAATCAGTGGAGACATCCAATCAATTAGTGGATCATATATTTATTACTGATCCAAAATTGATGAAGTCCAAAGTGAATGAAGTGATTTTAAAAAATGAATGGAATCATGTTGTGTGTACAATTAAGTCTTGTGGCCAAAGGGGACCAGCTATCAAGAAACTTGGAATCTATTTTCACAAAGATAGAAGTAGCGTGGCGAATATTCAATTTATTGATCCTCTGTTGCATAAAGAAGAGTTGATCATGGGAAATTTTCAGATAAATATGCAACAACAGAAGTATATGGCATCACATGAAAGGAGGCTTTCATTGGATCTTCCTTTAGGAATGAGTTTTTCATTGAATGATCATGTGAGTAGGGAACCAAATTCCAGTGTGCAAG AAAGTAATAATGATTTATGGATGTATAGCAAAGAGTTATCCCTGCGCCAATGTTAG
- the LOC107644700 gene encoding uncharacterized protein LOC107644700 isoform X1, with the protein MTWILLMCGSRQGLMEKHWLCMRTSSSSRLKRWKMALEKIADLSGYHFKHGDGYEHKFVAKIVGHVSIEIKRATLPIVDHPVGLDSQVEKVISLLNVGSSDGVCVLGIHGIGGIDEEKVTSERSEVDVEEEQGSPMAPLEAKHSACKLPDLLHESFTTYLTWFRNVEDLDLSEHNFTVLDESLKELCSLRSLSLNGCRELREIKGIPPNIKYFSARNCISLTYARKYMLLNKELHEDGAKDFVLPSSSIPKWVEHSSNNDSISFWFHNKLPEISLCVLVGPAVDLSRTHICPEFIINSSRGQAEHLESVETSNQLVDHIFITDPKLMKSKVNEVILKNEWNHVVCTIKSCGQRGPAIKKLGIYFHKDRSSVANIQFIDPLLHKEELIMGNFQINMQQQKYMASHERRLSLDLPLGMSFSLNDHVSREPNSSVQGPCVDDLCTLRLGLDYIDLPCHASSERDYGSDSTLLSLASNDTANDGG; encoded by the exons ATGACGTGGATCCTTCTGATGTGCGGAAGCAGACAGGGACTTATGGAGAAGCATTGGCTGTGCATGAGAACAAGTTCAAGTTCGAGGCTTAAGAGATGGAAAATGGCTTTGGAGAAAATAGCAGACTTGTCTGGTTATCATTTCAAACACGG GGATGGATATGAACACAAGTTTGTTGCCAAGATTGTTGGACATGTATCAATAGAGATTAAACGTGCTACTTTACCTATTGTAGATCACCCAGTTGGATTGGATTCCCAAGTGGAAAAGGTAATTTCTCTTTTGAATGTTGGGTCTAGTGATGGAGTTTGCGTGCTCGGGATTCATGGAATTGGTGGAATAG ATGAAGAGAAAGTGACTTCTGAGAGGTCTGAAGTagatgttgaagaagaacaaGGGAGTCCAATGGCACCTTTGGAGGCAAAACATTCTGCCTGCAAACTACCAGATTTGCTCCATGAATCTTTTACAACTTATCTTACCTGGTTTCGCAATGTGGAAGATTTAGACCTGTCAGAGCATAATTTCACAGTTCTTGATGAAAGCCTCAAAGAACTTTGCTCCTTGAGGTCACTTAGTTTGAATGGCTGCAGAGAACTTCGAGAAATTAAAGGGATTCCACCAAACATAAAGTATTTCTCTGCAAGAAACTGCATATCCTTGACTTACGCCAGAAAATACATGTTACTTAACAAG GAATTGCATGAGGATGGAGCCAAGGATTTTGTTCTTCCAAGTAGTAGCATTCCAAAGTGGGTGGAGCATAGTAGCAACAATGATTCAATTTCTTTCTGGTTTCACAACAAGCTTCCTGAAATCTCTTTATGTGTTCTTGTTGGACCTGCGGTTGATCTTTCGCGTACACACATTTGTCCGGAGTTCATCATCAACAGCAGCAGAGGTCAAGCGGAACATCTTGAATCAGTGGAGACATCCAATCAATTAGTGGATCATATATTTATTACTGATCCAAAATTGATGAAGTCCAAAGTGAATGAAGTGATTTTAAAAAATGAATGGAATCATGTTGTGTGTACAATTAAGTCTTGTGGCCAAAGGGGACCAGCTATCAAGAAACTTGGAATCTATTTTCACAAAGATAGAAGTAGCGTGGCGAATATTCAATTTATTGATCCTCTGTTGCATAAAGAAGAGTTGATCATGGGAAATTTTCAGATAAATATGCAACAACAGAAGTATATGGCATCACATGAAAGGAGGCTTTCATTGGATCTTCCTTTAGGAATGAGTTTTTCATTGAATGATCATGTGAGTAGGGAACCAAATTCCAGTGTGCAAG GCCCATGTGTTGATGATTTATGTACACTAAGGTTGGGCTTAGACTACATTGACCTGCCTTGTCATGCATCTTCAGAAAGGGATTATGGTTCAGATTCAACATTGTTAAGCTTAGCAAGTAATGATACTGCTAATGATGGGGGGTAA